From Butyricimonas paravirosa, one genomic window encodes:
- the rimM gene encoding ribosome maturation factor RimM (Essential for efficient processing of 16S rRNA) has translation MVKREDCVKIGEIGKTHNLQGALIVYTDNDLLEQYMDEPVFILLEGAPVPFYIAEDGLTERNHSSYIVKFDFVDSKEQADRLVGCDLLMDKYLLEEENELPFELSDLIGYSVLDELTGETGVVEQVDNYSGNVVLTIKIFSKEILLPVSDEYVLDISHNEKKIHVNISEEIKELY, from the coding sequence ATGGTCAAGAGAGAAGATTGCGTAAAGATAGGAGAGATCGGTAAGACTCATAACTTACAGGGCGCCCTTATTGTTTATACGGATAATGATCTTCTTGAACAATACATGGATGAACCGGTGTTTATTCTTTTAGAAGGGGCACCGGTTCCCTTTTATATTGCCGAAGATGGTTTAACAGAAAGAAACCATTCTTCTTATATTGTCAAATTTGATTTTGTTGACTCGAAAGAACAGGCAGATCGTTTGGTAGGATGTGACCTGCTAATGGATAAATACCTGTTGGAAGAAGAGAATGAATTGCCTTTTGAGCTTTCAGACTTGATTGGCTATTCCGTGCTGGACGAGTTGACGGGAGAGACGGGTGTCGTGGAGCAGGTGGATAATTATTCAGGTAACGTGGTTCTCACGATAAAAATATTTTCTAAAGAAATTCTTCTTCCCGTATCCGATGAATATGTTCTGGATATTTCTCATAACGAGAAAAAAATACATGTAAATATTTCTGAAGAAATCAAGGAGCTTTATTAA
- a CDS encoding adenosylcobalamin-dependent ribonucleoside-diphosphate reductase translates to MEQTTKKVEKQKETVKEKKVYTQEEAYSSSLNYFKGDELAARVWVSKYALKDSYGNIFELNPDDMHHRLASEIARIERNYTNPMTEEQIFEVLRDFKYIVPQGGPMTGIGNDYQIASLSNCFVIGHDGPSDSYGGVMKIDQEQVQLMKRRGGVGHDLSHIRPKGSPVKNSALTSTGIVPFMERYSNSTREVAQDGRRGALMLSVSINHPDSESFIDAKMTEGKVTGANISVKIDDEFMNAVIEERDYIQKYPVYSDEPKNVKQISAVKLWNKIVYNAWKSAEPGILFWDTIIRESVPDCYADLGYRTVSTNPCGEIPLCPYDSCRLLAINLYSYVVNPFEKDAYFDYELFRKHVAIAQRLMDDIIDLELEKIDAILEKIASDPEDNEVKGVEIRLWEKIKTKAREGRRTGVGITAEGDMLAALGLRYGSDEAIDFSVDIHKQLAVAAYSSSVELAKERGAFKIFDAEREKNNPFISRLREVAPEMYEEMVKCGRRNIACLTIAPTGTTSLMTQTTSGIEPVFLPVYKRRRKVNPNDKNVHVDFTDEMGDAYEEFIVFHHKFAVWMEKNGYDVHKRYTNEEIDEMVAKSPYYKATSNDIDWVAKVRMQGRVQKWVDHSISVTVNLPADVSEELVGQLYIEAWKSGCKGCTVYRDGSRSGVLVSNKDKKTDGAMPAKRPKELDAEIVRFQNNKEKWIAFIGLYDGRPYEIFTGIADDEEGIMLPKAVTDGKIVKNTDEDGNSRYDFQFSNKRGFKTTVEGLSYKFNKEYWNYAKLISGVLRYGMPINQIVDLVAAMEFDNENINTWKNGVERALRKFIPDGTEATGSVCENCGSKSVIYQEGCLICKVCGSSKCG, encoded by the coding sequence ATGGAACAAACTACGAAGAAAGTGGAAAAGCAAAAAGAAACTGTGAAAGAAAAGAAAGTCTACACGCAGGAGGAGGCTTATAGCAGTTCCTTGAATTATTTCAAGGGGGATGAGTTAGCTGCCCGTGTTTGGGTAAGCAAATACGCTTTAAAAGATTCTTACGGGAATATTTTTGAGTTGAATCCAGATGATATGCATCATCGTTTAGCTTCAGAGATTGCTCGGATTGAGAGAAATTACACGAACCCGATGACGGAAGAACAAATTTTCGAGGTGTTGCGTGATTTCAAATATATCGTTCCGCAAGGAGGGCCGATGACGGGAATCGGCAACGATTATCAAATTGCATCCCTTTCTAACTGTTTCGTGATAGGACATGATGGTCCTTCTGATTCCTATGGCGGGGTAATGAAGATTGATCAAGAGCAAGTGCAATTGATGAAACGAAGAGGTGGAGTAGGACATGACTTGTCCCATATTCGTCCGAAAGGGTCTCCAGTGAAAAACTCTGCTTTGACTTCTACTGGAATTGTTCCTTTCATGGAGCGTTATTCGAATTCTACCCGGGAGGTGGCGCAAGATGGTCGTCGGGGGGCGTTGATGTTGAGTGTTTCCATCAATCACCCGGATTCAGAAAGTTTCATTGATGCGAAAATGACCGAGGGGAAAGTAACCGGAGCTAATATTTCGGTGAAAATTGATGATGAGTTCATGAATGCGGTTATCGAAGAACGTGATTATATTCAAAAATATCCGGTATATTCTGACGAACCTAAAAACGTGAAACAGATTAGTGCGGTAAAGTTGTGGAATAAGATTGTTTATAACGCATGGAAATCTGCTGAACCGGGTATCTTGTTCTGGGACACGATTATTCGGGAGAGCGTGCCGGACTGCTATGCAGATCTGGGGTACAGAACAGTTTCCACGAATCCTTGTGGAGAGATTCCGTTGTGCCCGTATGATTCATGTCGTTTGTTGGCAATTAACTTGTATTCTTATGTGGTAAATCCTTTCGAGAAAGACGCTTATTTTGATTACGAGTTGTTCCGGAAACATGTCGCTATTGCTCAACGTTTGATGGATGATATTATTGATTTGGAATTGGAGAAAATAGATGCCATTCTTGAGAAAATTGCATCAGATCCGGAAGATAACGAGGTGAAGGGTGTTGAAATTCGTTTGTGGGAGAAAATTAAAACAAAAGCCAGAGAAGGGCGTCGTACCGGGGTCGGGATCACGGCTGAAGGTGATATGTTAGCTGCTCTCGGGTTGCGTTATGGTAGTGATGAGGCGATAGATTTTTCCGTAGATATTCATAAACAACTGGCTGTTGCCGCTTATAGTTCTTCTGTCGAATTGGCTAAGGAGCGTGGTGCGTTTAAAATTTTTGACGCTGAAAGAGAAAAAAATAATCCGTTTATTTCTCGTTTAAGAGAGGTAGCCCCGGAGATGTACGAGGAAATGGTGAAATGTGGTCGTCGTAATATTGCTTGTCTGACGATTGCTCCGACGGGAACGACCAGTTTGATGACCCAGACTACTTCCGGTATTGAGCCTGTATTCTTGCCGGTTTACAAGAGAAGAAGAAAGGTGAACCCGAACGACAAGAATGTGCATGTTGATTTCACGGATGAGATGGGTGATGCCTACGAGGAGTTTATAGTGTTCCATCATAAATTTGCCGTTTGGATGGAGAAAAACGGGTATGATGTCCATAAACGCTACACGAATGAGGAAATTGATGAAATGGTGGCTAAGTCTCCTTATTACAAGGCGACTTCTAATGATATTGACTGGGTTGCTAAAGTGCGTATGCAGGGACGTGTGCAAAAGTGGGTGGATCACTCCATCAGTGTTACCGTGAATCTGCCTGCAGATGTTTCAGAGGAATTGGTTGGGCAGCTCTATATCGAGGCTTGGAAGAGTGGATGTAAAGGATGTACGGTTTATCGTGACGGTTCTCGTTCCGGAGTTTTGGTTTCCAATAAAGATAAGAAGACGGATGGGGCAATGCCTGCCAAGCGCCCGAAGGAATTGGATGCAGAAATCGTGCGTTTCCAGAATAATAAGGAGAAGTGGATTGCCTTTATCGGTTTGTATGACGGACGTCCTTACGAGATCTTTACCGGTATCGCCGATGATGAAGAGGGAATTATGTTACCGAAGGCCGTGACCGATGGTAAGATTGTGAAGAACACGGATGAAGATGGAAATAGCCGTTACGACTTCCAGTTCTCGAACAAGAGAGGTTTCAAGACGACGGTCGAGGGGTTGTCATATAAGTTCAATAAGGAGTATTGGAACTATGCTAAATTGATTTCCGGGGTCTTGCGTTATGGAATGCCGATCAATCAAATCGTGGATTTGGTTGCTGCTATGGAGTTCGATAATGAGAACATCAACACGTGGAAGAATGGTGTGGAAAGAGCGTTGCGGAAATTTATCCCGGATGGTACGGAAGCTACTGGTTCTGTTTGTGAGAATTGTGGTTCTAAATCCGTTATTTATCAAGAGGGGTGTTTAATCTGTAAGGTTTGTGGTTCTTCTAAATGCGGGTGA
- a CDS encoding OmpA family protein encodes MKKLLLSFCFLVLTSFLWAQVQKKQVYNDFSRWSLGLNGGISIFRGDMVSFSADKTYLGRQGGLQLGYQLTPTFGLSLTADMGQGKGSAKKWEKEFKIYPTGESYYGTLPEEGFAYYNDVYSKVKYFTIGLHGDFNVNNFFGKKELRRWTVLISPAVYLQKFSPKLYKKEDDKRFDPSSTLDNDLNLGVGGDIALRYRASKHIDLQLKSGVTWIANNNFDGVATCCSSKYNWLANLSVGVVWKMGNNKKKENLMYAPARSVPPVTLPVKEETRPVVKEERKPVVKEEKKPVENVVKVETSAKTFPVLPTIHFQRNLAVIDTVRFAGELSRIVEALKEFPGVKVDIRGYTDHTGTDRVNLPLSLKRAEALKSYLVGKGVSADRMSTFGEGKDMSVDQKDIYTEKARKVEVKKH; translated from the coding sequence ATGAAAAAATTGCTATTATCTTTTTGCTTTTTAGTGCTGACTTCTTTTTTGTGGGCACAAGTGCAAAAGAAACAAGTGTACAATGATTTTTCCCGTTGGAGCTTGGGATTGAACGGGGGCATATCCATTTTCCGTGGGGACATGGTTTCTTTCTCCGCTGATAAAACTTACCTGGGTAGACAAGGTGGTTTACAACTGGGTTACCAGTTAACCCCGACTTTCGGTTTGTCCTTGACAGCCGATATGGGACAGGGGAAAGGGAGTGCCAAGAAATGGGAGAAAGAGTTCAAGATTTACCCGACGGGGGAGTCTTACTACGGGACGCTGCCGGAAGAGGGTTTCGCTTATTATAATGACGTTTATTCCAAGGTGAAGTATTTCACTATCGGGTTACACGGTGATTTTAACGTGAACAATTTTTTCGGGAAGAAAGAACTACGCCGTTGGACCGTGTTAATAAGCCCGGCGGTTTACCTGCAAAAGTTCTCGCCCAAGTTATACAAGAAAGAGGATGACAAGCGTTTTGACCCCTCTTCCACGCTGGATAACGACCTGAACTTAGGGGTAGGAGGTGACATCGCCTTACGCTATCGCGCGAGCAAGCATATCGATTTACAATTGAAATCCGGTGTTACCTGGATCGCTAACAACAATTTTGACGGTGTTGCCACTTGTTGTTCCAGTAAATACAACTGGTTGGCGAACTTGTCGGTCGGGGTGGTCTGGAAGATGGGTAACAACAAGAAGAAGGAGAACTTGATGTATGCCCCCGCTCGTTCCGTGCCCCCGGTAACGCTCCCGGTAAAAGAGGAGACACGCCCGGTGGTGAAGGAAGAGCGGAAACCCGTTGTGAAGGAGGAGAAAAAGCCGGTAGAGAACGTTGTGAAGGTGGAGACCTCTGCAAAGACTTTCCCGGTATTACCGACAATTCACTTTCAACGTAACTTGGCGGTTATCGACACGGTTCGTTTCGCCGGTGAACTTTCCCGTATCGTGGAAGCATTGAAGGAATTCCCGGGGGTGAAGGTTGATATTCGTGGTTACACGGACCACACGGGAACGGATCGAGTCAATCTACCGTTATCCTTGAAACGTGCAGAAGCCTTGAAATCTTACCTGGTTGGTAAAGGGGTTTCAGCCGACCGGATGAGCACGTTTGGAGAGGGTAAGGATATGTCGGTGGATCAAAAGGATATTTACACGGAGAAGGCTCGTAAGGTTGAAGTGAAGAAACATTGA
- a CDS encoding PL29 family lyase N-terminal domain-containing protein produces MNKKRNFAKTALLGVLLCGLAGPTFVGCKDYDDDIDGLQEQVNTLNKNFEELKKLVNDGKAITSVTPITGGFKITFNDNTSYDIVNGKDGEKGNDGADGVGTVVSVDENGHLIIDNVDKGKVVNEAAADVVITIGEDGYIYVNGTKQEGAKVNTQTGASYAVDHEKFVEFYVVDEKGNLPETPVKIWKNAALSGLLTIPNYLVDVAENGLLFPTIYGVDKDGAYVRLYAGKADLKYQINPKGATVENPEFVKQQILARSANNGILVSDVNVDGEYLTLRGKAMSGLYSYNELEDVTDEDSYIWGWDMQEGMIDPSFNIVALKVQNQGEELISDYVMGFDYNISQNDVTIEKKFVEEGETEYKDVLAKTGDEAKAADAHFTLVYKDGKGELKLADEIAAFFKRTGLTNKEGKFEFTTNGFDEHSYKFEKVEFLFEDNDGNKEDHCSYVNLAEDGTLTIKEASDEKGSSIGRTPIIKITLVSDVEVNHGKDVKTVYAKVLIAEKEAEKEIPAYTQALDYLLNNVGTAQYLQLDKLYGHVATHLGILGADKFHTIYTTFEQITEVPFDSEIQLKMTGKTETEKNEWLAVYVPNYKKAGQYQVKGVFKSTDDNVYPPVYVIYTVNVKYPVGPYLMKRTDADQGGNFWEGGHMLVNGVFDKTNDYVFDMGGKIADAFIYNLPYDENPWDAAWNIENKVSARANIQYTFVNPAEKDANIVDINATTKEDWKGEISVTKLPADADYRDIDVQPVTWFNLDLDKMVNNVATGGTISMTDGLKANTETKFTVRFVSPLKSLVAKGGELDKNNTTIDQTLNIMKSIVVKDKKDVVLYEKEAFEEIIVDADGTTKRAADKVYQISAPKFEWADENSKAFAAQMEQRGGKCSIDETTGIITFHATGEVGAVNLKVKVSMDCPWRKLETIVTVAVK; encoded by the coding sequence ATGAACAAAAAACGGAATTTTGCAAAAACTGCACTTTTGGGTGTATTGCTTTGTGGTCTTGCAGGTCCTACATTCGTTGGTTGTAAGGATTACGACGACGATATAGATGGTTTGCAAGAACAGGTGAACACTTTGAACAAGAACTTTGAGGAATTGAAGAAACTTGTTAACGATGGAAAGGCAATCACGAGTGTTACTCCCATAACAGGAGGTTTCAAAATTACATTCAACGACAACACAAGCTATGACATTGTAAATGGGAAAGATGGTGAAAAAGGAAATGATGGAGCTGATGGCGTTGGAACAGTTGTAAGTGTTGATGAGAATGGACATCTGATCATCGACAATGTTGACAAGGGAAAAGTTGTTAATGAAGCTGCTGCAGATGTGGTAATCACGATCGGTGAAGATGGCTATATCTATGTAAATGGAACAAAACAAGAAGGGGCAAAAGTTAATACACAAACGGGTGCCTCTTACGCTGTTGATCACGAAAAATTTGTAGAATTCTACGTGGTAGACGAAAAAGGTAATCTTCCTGAGACTCCGGTTAAGATCTGGAAAAACGCTGCTTTAAGTGGTTTGTTGACTATTCCGAATTATTTGGTAGATGTTGCAGAGAACGGATTGTTGTTCCCGACGATCTATGGTGTTGATAAAGATGGCGCTTACGTACGTCTTTATGCCGGTAAAGCTGATTTGAAATATCAGATCAACCCGAAAGGAGCTACTGTAGAGAATCCGGAGTTTGTAAAACAACAGATTTTAGCTCGTTCTGCTAACAACGGAATTCTTGTTTCAGACGTGAATGTTGACGGGGAATATTTGACTTTAAGAGGTAAAGCCATGAGTGGTTTGTACTCTTATAATGAGTTGGAAGACGTAACCGATGAGGATTCATACATTTGGGGATGGGATATGCAAGAAGGAATGATTGATCCATCATTCAATATTGTCGCATTGAAAGTTCAAAATCAAGGAGAAGAATTGATTTCTGATTATGTAATGGGATTTGATTACAACATCTCTCAGAATGATGTGACAATTGAGAAGAAATTTGTTGAAGAAGGAGAAACTGAATATAAAGATGTACTAGCTAAAACAGGGGATGAGGCTAAGGCTGCTGACGCTCATTTCACGTTAGTTTATAAGGATGGTAAAGGCGAGTTGAAATTAGCTGACGAAATCGCTGCATTCTTTAAAAGAACAGGCTTGACTAATAAAGAAGGTAAATTCGAGTTTACTACCAATGGATTTGACGAACATTCTTACAAGTTTGAAAAAGTTGAATTCTTATTTGAAGATAACGATGGTAATAAAGAGGATCATTGTAGCTATGTAAATTTAGCAGAAGATGGTACTTTGACAATTAAAGAGGCTAGTGATGAGAAAGGTTCTTCCATTGGTAGAACACCAATTATTAAGATTACATTGGTAAGTGATGTAGAAGTTAATCATGGTAAAGATGTAAAAACGGTGTATGCTAAAGTGTTAATTGCAGAGAAAGAAGCAGAAAAAGAGATCCCGGCTTACACTCAAGCATTAGATTATCTGTTGAATAATGTAGGTACTGCTCAATATTTGCAATTGGATAAATTGTATGGACACGTTGCTACTCATTTAGGCATTTTAGGTGCAGATAAATTCCATACGATTTATACTACATTCGAACAAATTACAGAAGTTCCGTTTGATAGCGAAATCCAGTTGAAGATGACAGGAAAAACGGAAACAGAGAAGAATGAATGGTTGGCAGTTTATGTTCCGAACTATAAGAAAGCCGGTCAATATCAAGTGAAAGGTGTATTCAAATCTACTGACGACAATGTTTATCCTCCTGTATACGTGATTTACACGGTTAACGTTAAATACCCAGTAGGACCTTATTTGATGAAGCGTACGGATGCAGATCAGGGTGGTAACTTCTGGGAAGGTGGACATATGCTTGTAAACGGTGTATTTGACAAGACGAACGACTATGTATTTGACATGGGAGGTAAGATTGCAGATGCATTTATTTACAATTTGCCATATGACGAGAATCCTTGGGATGCAGCATGGAATATTGAAAATAAAGTTAGTGCTAGAGCAAATATTCAGTATACTTTTGTAAATCCGGCAGAAAAGGATGCAAATATTGTAGATATAAACGCTACGACCAAAGAGGATTGGAAGGGTGAAATTTCTGTAACGAAGTTACCTGCAGATGCTGATTATAGAGATATTGACGTTCAACCGGTTACTTGGTTTAACTTGGATCTGGACAAGATGGTCAATAATGTAGCTACTGGCGGAACGATTAGCATGACAGACGGTTTGAAAGCAAACACTGAAACTAAATTTACAGTACGTTTCGTTTCTCCGTTGAAATCATTGGTTGCCAAGGGTGGTGAATTGGATAAAAATAATACTACAATAGATCAAACTTTGAATATTATGAAGAGCATCGTTGTAAAAGATAAAAAAGATGTTGTTCTTTATGAGAAAGAAGCATTCGAAGAAATCATTGTAGATGCAGATGGTACTACGAAACGTGCAGCAGATAAAGTATACCAAATTTCGGCTCCGAAATTTGAATGGGCTGATGAGAATTCAAAAGCATTTGCAGCACAAATGGAACAAAGAGGTGGTAAGTGTTCTATCGATGAAACGACAGGTATTATCACATTCCATGCTACTGGTGAAGTAGGAGCTGTAAACTTGAAGGTGAAAGTTTCTATGGATTGTCCGTGGAGAAAACTTGAAACTATTGTAACTGTAGCGGTGAAATAG
- a CDS encoding PL29 family lyase N-terminal domain-containing protein has protein sequence MNKKRNFAKMALLSALLCGLASPTFIGCKDYDDDIKDLQEQITANKTSIDELLGKIKEGQFVQGVEKIANGLKVTLGDGSVVEIVNGKDGVDGNDGNDGKVPSFEIKEDGHLYATYEGQDPIDLGNVRGEDGGAGTVTDVKLTVQDGYLYLNGKIIEPKIAIGGIFYVEQQGYVELYMPKGTVNEDGSITVGDYEKVTLPKTTNIVTDILFMPLTLSAGEAPMIFFPTIIQDETDGVGNYVNGTAAAPEYTVGTIPAEPSSILYAGKAELKYQFNPRSVSFDAFKVLGLWKHGEATVISRSMKDGANMIFNKGQRFYDMANGVLEGAKSYSQDKEVGMLHFRAKSWRFAEMVGNNHQGNKRDLLTLAVLNGKDTVYSEIAPAKHWHIAQKDVRIVNTDVEHYALDANKENLYADKFRSVNSYQDKKAAPAKQEDADEYYKSLAPITTFEIAYDNRKDNGGKGLNLTELFRTFFIDNGTEYPFMTNGFDDYQLKFETVSFNNLGVDQTERYLELVSTMEKDGTDERQLVTKAYVKSPDQYPGFEQGDHSAAIGRTPIVRVKLVAPVEDGASAEAEENVVASRLIKLEIKGKESVTEKIVIKDTIRVMLQHKDQAVELDMDHIYNDLRVQQAGSRGREEFHKHYQFDPTITIDLQKQHTAALDADARKKDVDLEERKAEDGTILNQLDLIVKPTAFSTEHVEYVVKAKYVDIPNSGEVYPDVNVEYTVFVTYPNAVAPEITKLNWQNPGTNGEGGLIYAHGRIAPGADGKVETTDDEYDMVAVLNNMFDLEKYTMDQMLKPRTGETAYDLATIAKPTLSFELVDKYNSSSDWAGTTDGLKLYQENGVWKIELEKSDAGRQWINAIGEDSKRVKIRAVVSFNECYDGLYGTCNNGEKKYNKDQASDNLPECKTTDKVGSQAHDMHDYTGTAKAPEYGRSQVVIKEFEVAFITPIRFVKKTIDPLYDKYPLAENKAYLKDCFRLADYLSDENAAQEGFRYNHIVYDTDLTDQGTIDLFKRGTDGWCNYWKQVYDVNSVFEYKVIGGFFSDGTALDTENSKKIKFETDAEGEYVTWINDGEDIANEFVIKVEVCVKHVWGLVCNHANKETERGHSVVTLEIPVKFHKN, from the coding sequence ATGAACAAAAAACGGAATTTTGCAAAAATGGCACTTTTAAGTGCTCTACTTTGTGGTCTTGCAAGTCCTACTTTCATCGGTTGTAAGGATTACGACGATGATATTAAGGATTTGCAGGAGCAGATAACTGCAAACAAAACATCCATTGATGAACTTTTGGGGAAAATTAAGGAGGGACAATTCGTACAGGGTGTTGAGAAAATCGCTAATGGATTGAAAGTTACTTTGGGTGATGGTAGTGTTGTTGAGATCGTGAATGGTAAGGACGGTGTTGATGGAAATGACGGAAATGATGGTAAGGTTCCTTCATTTGAAATCAAAGAAGACGGACACTTGTATGCGACTTATGAGGGGCAAGATCCTATTGATTTAGGAAATGTGAGAGGGGAAGATGGAGGTGCCGGGACTGTAACTGACGTGAAGCTCACGGTACAGGACGGGTATCTTTATTTGAACGGCAAAATTATCGAGCCGAAAATTGCTATCGGTGGGATTTTCTATGTAGAACAACAAGGCTATGTAGAACTTTATATGCCGAAAGGAACAGTGAATGAAGACGGAAGTATTACCGTTGGAGACTACGAGAAAGTAACACTTCCAAAAACAACGAATATTGTAACGGATATTTTATTCATGCCTTTAACTCTTTCTGCAGGAGAGGCTCCCATGATTTTCTTCCCGACAATTATTCAGGACGAGACTGATGGTGTGGGTAATTATGTAAATGGAACTGCTGCAGCTCCAGAATACACGGTAGGAACAATTCCGGCAGAGCCTAGTTCTATTCTTTATGCTGGTAAGGCTGAGTTGAAGTATCAGTTCAATCCTCGTTCTGTTTCTTTTGACGCTTTTAAAGTGTTAGGATTGTGGAAACATGGCGAGGCTACCGTAATTTCTCGTAGCATGAAAGACGGGGCAAACATGATCTTTAACAAGGGTCAGAGATTCTATGATATGGCAAATGGTGTTCTGGAAGGTGCTAAGAGTTATAGTCAAGATAAAGAAGTCGGAATGTTGCATTTCCGTGCAAAATCATGGAGATTTGCCGAGATGGTAGGTAATAATCACCAAGGTAATAAACGTGATCTTCTGACATTGGCTGTTTTGAACGGGAAAGATACCGTTTATTCAGAAATAGCACCGGCTAAACATTGGCATATTGCACAAAAAGATGTACGTATCGTGAATACGGATGTTGAGCATTATGCACTGGATGCAAACAAGGAAAACTTGTATGCAGATAAATTCCGGTCCGTAAACTCTTATCAAGATAAAAAGGCAGCTCCTGCAAAACAAGAGGATGCAGATGAATATTACAAGAGTCTAGCTCCAATCACGACTTTCGAGATTGCATATGACAACCGGAAAGATAATGGAGGTAAAGGATTAAACTTGACAGAACTTTTCCGTACATTCTTTATTGACAATGGAACGGAATATCCGTTTATGACGAATGGATTTGATGACTATCAGTTGAAATTCGAAACCGTTTCTTTCAATAATTTAGGTGTTGACCAAACAGAAAGATATTTGGAATTGGTTTCTACGATGGAAAAAGACGGAACGGATGAAAGACAATTAGTAACTAAAGCTTACGTGAAATCTCCGGATCAATATCCAGGATTTGAACAAGGTGATCACTCTGCTGCTATTGGAAGAACTCCGATCGTGCGTGTGAAATTGGTTGCTCCGGTTGAAGATGGTGCTAGTGCAGAAGCAGAAGAAAATGTTGTTGCTTCTCGTTTGATCAAGTTAGAGATCAAGGGTAAAGAGAGTGTAACTGAAAAGATTGTAATCAAAGACACGATCAGAGTAATGCTACAACATAAAGATCAAGCTGTTGAACTTGATATGGACCACATTTACAATGACCTTCGTGTACAACAAGCAGGTTCTAGAGGTAGAGAAGAATTCCACAAACATTATCAATTCGATCCGACTATTACGATTGATTTGCAAAAACAACATACTGCTGCTTTAGATGCAGATGCTCGTAAGAAAGATGTTGATTTGGAAGAAAGAAAAGCAGAAGACGGAACGATCTTGAATCAATTGGATTTGATTGTTAAACCTACTGCATTCAGCACGGAACATGTGGAGTATGTTGTTAAGGCTAAGTATGTTGACATCCCGAATAGTGGAGAAGTTTATCCGGATGTAAATGTTGAATACACTGTATTTGTAACTTATCCGAACGCTGTTGCTCCTGAAATTACCAAGTTGAATTGGCAAAATCCGGGAACTAATGGTGAAGGTGGTTTGATCTATGCTCACGGACGGATCGCTCCGGGTGCTGACGGAAAAGTTGAAACAACGGATGACGAATATGATATGGTGGCCGTTTTGAACAATATGTTTGACTTGGAGAAATACACGATGGATCAAATGCTGAAACCGAGAACGGGTGAAACTGCATATGATTTGGCAACAATTGCAAAACCTACATTATCATTCGAATTGGTTGACAAGTATAATAGTTCTTCCGATTGGGCTGGAACAACCGATGGTCTTAAATTGTATCAAGAAAATGGTGTTTGGAAGATTGAATTGGAAAAATCAGATGCCGGACGTCAATGGATCAATGCTATTGGTGAAGACAGTAAGAGAGTGAAGATTCGTGCCGTAGTAAGTTTCAACGAATGCTATGACGGATTGTATGGAACTTGCAACAATGGCGAGAAGAAGTATAACAAAGATCAAGCTTCTGACAATTTACCAGAATGTAAAACCACAGACAAGGTAGGTTCTCAAGCTCATGATATGCACGATTATACGGGAACTGCTAAGGCTCCTGAATATGGACGTTCTCAAGTTGTAATTAAAGAATTTGAAGTTGCATTCATTACCCCGATCAGATTCGTCAAGAAAACTATCGATCCGTTGTATGACAAATATCCTCTTGCTGAGAACAAAGCTTATTTGAAAGATTGTTTCAGACTTGCAGATTATTTGTCTGACGAGAATGCAGCACAAGAAGGCTTTAGATACAACCATATTGTATACGATACAGATCTGACAGATCAAGGAACTATTGATTTGTTCAAACGTGGAACCGATGGATGGTGTAACTACTGGAAACAGGTATACGATGTAAACAGTGTGTTCGAATACAAGGTAATCGGTGGATTCTTCAGCGATGGAACTGCGCTTGATACAGAGAACTCCAAGAAAATCAAATTTGAAACGGATGCCGAAGGCGAATATGTAACTTGGATCAATGATGGTGAGGATATTGCTAACGAATTTGTAATCAAAGTTGAAGTTTGTGTAAAACATGTTTGGGGTCTGGTATGCAATCATGCAAATAAAGAAACTGAACGTGGACACTCAGTTGTGACATTGGAAATTCCGGTAAAATTCCATAAAAACTAG